DNA from Leucobacter aridicollis:
GCGCCGAGATCGCCGAGCCGCTGAGCAGCGAATGGGCCGGCCATGGCGATCGAACAGTCGAGCACACGGTAGCCAGCAAGGACCGCTGGCGCGGGGGTGGTCATGGTCAGGTTCCTCCGGAGTTGGTGGGTGGGTGAGCGCGTCGGCCGTGCGTGGCTAGCGGGCCGAGGACGGTGGGATCAGGATCTCGCTTCCGCCGGCGGCGGCGGAGCGGTGCATCGCATCGATGAGTTCGACAGTGCGGGCGGCAACCCGGGCGTCCGAATGGTTTTCGGTCTCTCGCCCTGTGAGCAGATCAACGAACCTTGCGGGAGGGGCGAGGCATTCATACCCGCCCGCGCCAGGCTCAATATCGAGGTCCCAGCGCTGTCCGTCATAGCGGTGCAGCGAAACCCGTTCCCGCTCGGTATCGAGCATGAGCACACCCTCCGAGCCAAATACGCGAATGTCGACTTGGTAGGGGTCCTCGTCCGGCAGCGTTGCCGCGCCCGAGAGCGCCCCGAGCGCCCCTCCCTCAAAGCCGAGCACCGCCGCGTTGAACAGGTCGACCGACGCACCCGGGGCGGTCATCTTGGAGATCACGCTCTGTGCCCGCAGATCGGTCAGCCAGAATAGGAGCGCGCTCGAGTGCGTGACTTGGCCGTGCGCGTAGCCTCCGCCGCGCTCAGGCGACTGCCACGTGCTCGCCTGCGGCCCCGCTGTATTCGAGTCCCACCGAGTCCGAATGTCATCGGGGTTCCCCGCGAAGAGCCCACGCGTTGGCGAGGCCATGTGGCAGAGTACGTGCTGTATCTCGCCAAGGTGCCCGGCGTCAACGAGCCGCTTTGCGGCAATGGTGAATGGTTTGTAGTTCCAGCCGTACGGCACGAGTACGTGTGCGCCAACCTCCTCGCTTCGACGCACCAGCTCCCACGCGCTCTCAGCGTCAAGGCTGACCGGCTTCTCCACCTGCACATGCAACCCGCGATCGATAGCCCGCAGGGCGTGCTCGATGTGAAGGTCGTGCGGCGTTGTAATCACGACACCGTCGAGCCCTGCATCAAGTAACTCGTCATAGTCCTCGGTCGCGAAACCGAACCCAAATTCGTCCCGCACCGCACCGAGGTTGGGACCCTGACCGCATACTCCGACGAGCTCGACGTCGTCTCGCGCGGCGTAGATCGGGAAGTGGTTGCTTGTCGCCCACCAGCCAGCGCCGATGGCACCGATCCTCGCTTTGCGCCCCGAGGGCAGTGACGCGCTCATCGCGCGAGCTCCCAGTAACGCTTGCCATCGCGGATCGATTCGCGCACGACGCCTCGGTCGCGAAGGCGCTCAAGGTTTCCGGTGACCGGAAAGATCGAGTAGTCGAGTGCAGCTGCGGGCCACGGCCCGAGTGCGGCACCAGCCGCACGAATGATCGTGAGCGTGGACGCAGGCTCGACAATCTTGTCGAGGGCACCGAGGATCGCATCGTCGACCTCAGCAACGTATTGTTCGCTGTCGTCGAGAAACCCAGAAACCGCTGCCCCCTCGTACACCGGATAGTGCGCGGTAAGGAGCAGGTCGGCGTCGAACCCACGCACCCTGGCAATCGTTTGGAGATAGTCATCCGTATCGCGATAGGTCGGCGGGAACGCCGGAGTACCGCTCGCCGTGGGGACTGTCCGACCGAGTACCGCGTCGCTGATCGCGAGAGCGTTGTTGCGCTCGTCCCATAGAGCAAGGTGACCCGGGCTGTGCCCTGGCACGTGGATGACTCGAACGCGCCGGTCTCCCAGATCGAACTCCTCGCCGCCGCGCAGCTCGCCGTCGAGCAATACCAGATCGCTGTCGGCCCGTACTGCCGCCGTCGTCGCGGGCGGATCATCGAAGCCGTCCATCGCCGCAAATTCCCCGTAGCGCTCGCCGATGAGCCGCTCGACGTCTTCCGTCAGCGCCCGGTCGAGTCGGTGTGCAAGCAGCTGGACACCCGGCAGGGCTGCGCGGAGCGCCCCGTTGCCGCCAGTGTGATCGAAGTCACAGTGGCTGTTGATCGCCCACCGAATGCGGCTCGGGTCAATGCCGTCTGCGGTGAGTGCAGGCAGCAGCGTCTCCGTGACCGAGTCGCGCACTCCGGTGTCGAAGAGCAGCGCGGCATCGGTGCCAACAAACAGGTAGAGCGCAACAAACCGCTCGCCCAGTGGGGCGACATAGCGGTGCAGCCCCGGTCGTAGTTCCGTCATCGTTACCGCTCCGTTCCGTCGAGGATCAGTCGCAGGCCTGCGCGCTCAGGACGCATGTGCGGGCCGGCGGGGTTGCCCCAGCCGTCGCCGGTCGCAGCCGCCGCGATGCCTTCTTCGTCGACGGTGATGCCGGTTCCTGGGGCGTCGCTCAGCACGATCCCACCATCAATGAACTCGTGGTCAACGATGAGTCCGGGAGCGAACGACGTGTCCTGCACCTCGGTCGTGAGGTGGTTGGGCACCGCGGCGGCGGCGGCCGCAACCGCTGGGTTCGCGTTGTAGCCAACCACGCTCACCGGGATATCGTGTGCGTCGGCAGCGAACGCGAGACGCAGGAAGTGCGTCACCCCCCAGACCGCGCCGGCCTGCGCGATGTCCGGCGCGCCGGCGTCGAAGAAGGGCCTGAACTGGTCGATGCCTGTGAGGTTCTCCCCCGTCGCGACCGCTGAGCGCACCTGCGCGGACAACCGAACGTGACCCGCAACGTCCCAGCGTCGCACCGGCTCCTCAATCCACAGGAGGTCGTGGCGCTCCTCGATGGCGGAGACGTAGCGCACGGCCTGCTTCGGCTGCCATGACTCGTTGGCGTCAAGCATGAGACCCGGTCGGGTCGTGTGCGCCGAGAGCGCGTCGGCCATGATCTCGAGCCGCCTGAGGTCCGCGTCGAGATCGAGGCCACCCTTGAGCTTGCCCGCAACGTACCCGCGTTCCGCGTACTCAGTGTAGAGCGCGCCGAGCTGGTCGTCGGGCAACGCGATGTCGAGGCCTGACGCATAGCCCGGCACGAATCGGTCGCGCCCTCCGAGCAGTCGCCAAAGAGGCTCGTTGGCTGCTTTTGCCTTAATGTCCCAGAGCGCCGCGTCGAGCGTTGCGATGCCACCGTATGTCGCCCCCGAGTGCCCAGATTTGAACACCTGCGCAACCATCCTGTCAAAGAGCGCGCCGACGCTGCGGGGATCCTCCCCGAGGATCGCGGGGAAGAGCCGGTCGAGGTCCGCGTGCGACCCGACTCCGACCCCTTCAATCCCTGCGTCGGTCTCAACGATGACGATCGGAGACTCGGTCACGGCCGGGTTGATGTGCCCATTCGCGTCCCCAATGGGCCGTCGCCAGTCGTGGCGCGTGTGCAGGGTCCTGTACCCGGTGATCTTCATATCGTCCTTGATGTTGCTCGATGAAACTTAACATACATCATACGACTTATAAGTGAATTTGGCGAGCCGCGCCCGTCTTGCGTCATACGTCGCACCTTTATCGCTAGACTCGCCCCATGTCCCCGCTTCCTCAGCAGCCCAAGACCCTCGGCGCTCCGCGCACCCCGACGGCGCGGTTCGGCACAATCGTCGTACACGACCTCGTGACGGCGATCGTGGTCGGCGATTTCCAAGCGGGCGAACTCCTACCGAGCGAAACCGAGCTGTGCGACCACTTCGGCGTGAGCCGCACCGTCATCCGTGAGTCCATCAAGCGACTCGAAGAAAAGGGCATGGTCTCGGTCGCGCAGGGCCGCGGGACGGTCGTCAACGAGCAGCACGATTGGAACATCCTCGACAGGGTTGTGCTCACTGTCATGATCGAGAACGACGCCGAACTCGGCATCCTCGATGAGATCGCGACCGTCCGCGCTGAGCTCGAATCCGGCATGGCGAGCCGGGCAGCCACCCGCCGTGACGACGACGCAATCAGCGCCCTTGGCGCCGCTCACGCAAAGCTCGAAGCAACGATCGATGACGCCGAGGCATTTGCCGCGAGTGACGTCGAGTTCCACTCACTTGTGATGGAGATAGCCGGAGACCGACTTTCCCAGGGCATCGCGCGCACGCTCACAAGTCGCGCTCGCGACAACGCGCGCTTCTATGGAGCACCCGGCCCCGAGGCAATGCCCGACACCGTCGAGGAACACAAGCGCGTCCTCGACGCCATCACCGCGGGTGACAGCGACACCGCAGCGCGCGAGATGAAGGAACACATCACCCGCGCGTGGGAGCGCCGTCGGATCCCAGCAGAGAGCTCACACCGTACAGGGAGCTGACACCCCGCCGGGAGCTGACAATGGCCGAGCGCGAGCGGAAACTACGCGAGGCCGACCGCCCGCGGATCGACAAGCCCCTCGTCGACAAGCTCCCGCCACAGCCCTGCGGGCACCTCGGCGGCAAAGCGTCGAATATTCTCTCGCACCTGCTCAGCGTTGCGCATCCCAAGCGCAACGCCAGCGACCGCATCGTGTAGGAGCGGGAACGCGAGCGCGGCCTCCGGAAGGGAGACGCCGTGCCGCTCGCAAGCATCCGCGAGCCGATTCGCACGTCCAAGCAACTCCACCGGAGCGGGCATGTAGTCGTAGGTCGCGTCCACTGGTGGCCGCGCCGCGGCAAGCAAACCGGAGTTGTACACCGCCACCGCAATCACCGAGGCGCCGGCCCGTCTCGCCGGCTCGAGTACGTCGTCGAGTGCGCCCTGTTCAAGCAACGTATAACGCCCGGCGAGCATCACCACATCGATGAGGCCATCGCCGAGGAGCTCCGCGAGCCCCGCTGACTGATTCGTGCCGACACCCACGGCGGCAACGAGCCCCTCTGCTTTGAGCACGGCAAGTGCTTCTAGCCCCTCCCGCGCCGCCCCGGCGTAGGCCGCATCGGGATCATGCACGAACACCGTGTCGATCCTGTCGAGACCGAGCCGCTCGAGGCTTCCCTCAAGCGACCTGCGAACGCCTTCGAGAGTGAAGTCCCATTCGCGAGCAAGGGTGTCAGGCACCGCAAACCCCTCGTCGCGGCCGCGCGGTGCTGGGTTTGATACGAGTAGGCGTCCCACTTTTGTCGAGACCTGGAACTCTTCGCGCGAGTAGCGAGCGAGGGCTTCGCCGAGCCTGCGCTCAGACAGCCCCAGCCCGTAGTGCGGCGCAGTGTCGAACGAACGAACCCCGGCCTCCCACGCCGCTTCGACCGCTCCAGCAGCCTCAGCGTCGCTGGTCTCGCGATACAGGTTGCCGATCGACGCACCGCCAAAACCGACCGGGGTCGTCCACGCGCGCGTGGCTCCCAACCCGACGCGCTCCATCGGGCCCGTCACGGCGTCCCCTCCGCGAGCCCCGCGGCGTATACGGCGCGAGCGGTGCCGGAGAAGACTCGCTCCCGTTCGTCCGCAGTAAGGTGGGCGGCGGCGGCGCGAACGCGCTCAATCCAGCCGCTGTAGCTCTCGTCACTGAGCCGCACGAGGGGCCAGTCCGATGCGAACATCGTGCGACTCGCGCCAAACGCGTCGAGCGCAACGGCGAGTGCGGCATCGGCATTGCTCTGTGAGGCCAAGCCAGAAAGTTTGCAGACGGTGTTCGGCAGCGCAGCCAGCCGGCGCACATCGACCTCCCACGCGGCAAATCCCACGCCGTCGTTCGGCGGGTTGCCGGCGTGATCAAGCACGAAGGTCATGTCCGGCACCCGTTCCGCAAGCGCTGTCGCGACGGGGAGCTGGTGGGCCCGAACGACTAGGTCGAACGTAAGTCGACGCGCTGCAAGCACGCGGATGCCCGCCCAAACGTCCTCTCGCCCGAGCCAACGGGGGTCGGGATCGACATGTGCGAGGTGGCGAACGCCGCAGAGCGCGGCGGCACCAGGGTGCTTCGCGATGGCATCGAGCTGGGCCTCGACATCGGCGGAGAGGTCGACCCATCCAACCACCCTGTGCGCACGCGACGATGCATACGCTTCGTCAAGTAAGAAGTATGTTTCGGCGAGCGAGTTGTTGGCTTGCACAAGCACTGAGCTACTGGCCCCGTGCGCCGCGAGCACCTCGTCGAGATCGACGCCCGAAAAGTCGCGGTCGATTGCTGCCATAGTGTCGCCCGCGATCCATTCCTGTGGGGTAGCGGCGAGGTCCCACAGGTGGCAGTGAGCATCGACGAGAAACGGGTCGTCCTTAGCACTCAATCCATGTGCCACGCCAACTCCATCTCTCGCCACCCTGTCACACCGGCGACCGCTCCAAACGGGACCTGGCAAGGCCCGGTGTGTGCCCACCATTCCTGACTCGTCTTGTCCGCCTGCACGCGCGCCATATCGCGCTCGTAGTCGTCACCCACATAGTCGTATACGCCAAATAGCGTGTCGTCGGCGATGAAAATCGAGTAGTTTCTCAGCCCGTTCTCGTGCATGGCCGCTTCAACCCGAGGCCAGACGGCCCGGTGAAGCGCTAGGTACTCGGCCCGCTTCTCGGGTCGCACGTTCACGACAAACCCGAACCGCCTCGCAGCCCCATCCCGCACAGCGTATCCGCTCATCCCTTGGTCCCACCTGCCGTCATGCCGCTGACCAGGAAGCGCTGGCTGAACAGGAAGATGATGAGGATGGGCAGGATCGAGAGGAGCGTGGCGAGGGCAAGCGTTGGCAGCTCAATGACACTCGTCGCCGCCGTCGTCGGATTGAACTGCGGAACGTTGGCAAGCATGTTTGCCAAGCCGACCTGCACGGGTGATTTGGTGCCACCAACCATCAGGAACGGCAGGAAGTAGTTGTTCCAGTTTCCCGTGAAGTTGAAGAATGCGGTGAGCGCAATGACCGGCGCCGCGAGCGGCATGGCGATCTGCGCAAACACTCTAAACTCCCCCGCACCGTCGATGCGGGCGGCATTGAGCAGGTCGCGCGATACCGTCGTCGAAAAATAGATGTAGGTGAGGTATACGCCAAAAGGAAAGAAGGAGAACGGGAGGATCACCGAGAGCGGGGTCCCAATAAGCTTCAGTGCGGAGAGCTCGAGGAAGATTGGCAGGACGAGCGCAGTGTTTGGAATCAGCATGACGACGAGAGTTGTCATGAGTAGTGTCTTGCGACCCTTGAAGTCAGTCAGGGCGAGCGCGTAACCGGCCGGGATCGTGACGAGCAGCATGATGATGATCGCGCCGAAGGAATAGAGCGTCGAGTTTCCAAGCCAGGTGAGGAACACGCCGTCCTGGAACCCGAAGAGTGAACTCCAATTCGCGCCGAGCTGCTCGAACGACCCGAATGTGAACGGCCCATCAAGCAGGAGCTGTTTGGGGTTCTTCGTAGGCGCAAGCAGCAGCCACACGATCGGCAGAATAAAGAAGATCGCGAAGCCGACGAGCACGATCCCGATTGTCACTCTTGAGAGCCACCGTTTGGGATCCGCTGTCACACGCGCGGCGGACCTGCCGCGTTCCGATAGGGCGTTCTGGCTAGTCACTTTCAAACAACTTTCCGCGGAAGATGAAGATTGACGAGAGGATCAGCGCAATCGCGAGAAGCACGATCGAGATCGCTGCTGATCCCGAGAAGTCGTTCTGTCTGAACGCGTAGAGGTACGCCAGCTGGTTCAGCGAGTAGTCTTCCGGCACCACACCGCGCGTTGCCTGCGAGAGGATTCGCGGCTCAACGAAGAGCTGCGTGCCTGCAGCAAGGCTCATCACTCCCATGTACGAGATCCATTTCGTCATCATCGGGAGCTGGATGTGCCACGCGGTCTGTACCGCGTTTGCCCCATCGATTCGAGCAGCTTCCATGACCTCGGTGTCGATGTTATTGAGCGCGCCGTACATGATGACGATCCAGGAGCCTGCACCGGTCCAGAACGCGATAATCGTAAAGATGACCGGCAGGTTATCGATCGAAACGGTGCGCACGAGTGTGTCCAGTCCGAATCCACGAAGCAGACCCGCAACCGGGCTCACGGTCGGGTCGAGGAGAAACAGCCACAGCATCACACTTGATGCCCCCGCAATGGCTCCCGGAATGTAATACAGGAAGCGGGCACTTGCTGAGATCCATCGCACTCGGATCGCATGCACGATGAGCGCCAACGCCACGACAACGACGATCAGGCTGATAAGCCAGAACAGGATGTAGACGGCTACATGTGTTGCGGCCGGCCAGAATCGATAGTCTGCGAAGATCCGAGTGAAATTCTCAAACCCTACGAACGCGCCGTTTCGCGTAAACGAGAGGTACAGCGCATACAACGCGGGAATAATGCCGAACGCGAGCAGCAGCAGGGTGTAGCCGCTGATGAAGAACTGGCCGAACCGTGCTTCGCGGTGCCGCAACGATGTGCGCTGTTTTGGCATTCGCCGCCGACGCGACCCGTTGCGGGCCGCGTCGGCGAGCAGAATGGTGCGGGTTTCAGACAATTACTTCACCGTGTACCCGTTGACCGTGGCTTCGTTCTTCAACTTCTCTTCCCACGCGGGAAGCAGTGACTCGATTGTCTTACCCTCTGCAATGCCGGGGATGACGACGGTCGCCCAAGCTGTTTCGGGGCTCCACTTCGTCACCGACCAGCCTGACCAGATCGAGTCGGCCGCAGAGGTCATGACCTCCTTGAAGTCTCCGTTGACGAAGTACCCGGTCTCCTCAAGCTTTGCGAGCCACCCCTCCGCTGCCGAAGTGTAGGCGGGGTAGGCGGCAGAAGCCTCAACCTGGAACTCTGGCGCGCTCGTGACAAAGGTGAGGAACTCGCGGACGGCGGCGAGGTTCTTGCTGTGGCTCGATGCGTACCAGATTCCACCGCCGACGTTGCCCGTAGCGACATCGCCGTCTTCCCACTTCAGCGGTGCTGCCACTCCGATCTCGCCCGCGGGGACCTCAAGCGCACCCTGGAAGATCGCCCCGGTGTACCAGACCGGCCCAGGAAGAGCGACAATCTTGTCGGCGTACTTGTCGGCGAACGTCGCACTAAAGAAACTGTCCTGAACTATCGTGCCGTTCTCGAGCATCCCATCGAGAATCTTCGTGATCTTCTGCGCGTTCGGGTCGGACGTGTCTGCAGAGAACTCCGTCCCGTCAGCCTGGAATACGGGCGACTCGGTGCCACCGTAGTAGACGTAGGTCATGAACGCATCGCCGAGGCTACCGAGGATGTACCCCGGGTGCTCCTTCGCCAGCTTGTCACCGAGCTCGCCGTACTCCTCCCAGGTTGTGGGAACCTCGTAACCGAACTGGTCGAGCAGGTCCTGGTTGTAGTACGTCACGACCTGGGCGAGGTCGTTGCGAAGACCATAGACCGTTCCGTCGACGGTGCCGTAGTCAAGCGACCCTGCGGCAAACCCGGCAAGGAACTCGTCAGACAGAAGCCCCCTGTTCAGCGGGGCCGCGTATGGCTGCACGCCGTTCGTCTCCTGCGACGCCCAGATGGCATCGTTCTGCTGCGAGGAGAACACCACATCCGGCCAGCCCTCGCCCGACTGATCCATGAGCGCGACCTTCGTTTGGAATGTCCCGGAGCCGCCGGCGTTCCCGTCGTACACCTCATACTCGACAGGGATGTCGGGGTGCGCCTCGCGGAATGCGGCGATCGCGGGTTCGCGCGATGCATCGACCCACACGGTGATCGGGCTATCTGCGACCTGCTCCGCTGCCGCGAAACCGAACTCCGACTCCTCCGCGCCGCCACTGGCGCCGGAGGCACAGCCAGTCAGAGCGAGTGCCCCGGCGAGCAGCACACCCCCAACAGCGAGGAACGGAGTACGACGGGAGAGTGTTTGCTTTGGCATGTCGGTCCTTTGCTGGTCGACGTCGTTGACGACTAATGTTCCGGTCGGAATAAAGTTATTACATCATACGTGTGACCTTAAGCACAAGCGCCGACGCAGCATGTACCCTAACCGGGTACCAAAAGAGCGTGGCCCGGGACATCTACGCTGTCCCCAAGCCACGCTCACTCTATTTGGTGGCAGTTCAATAACTGCCCATCCAGCTACTGCTCCGCGGCAATCCGCTGCTGCCCCGCCATGAACTCGCGGAGCCCGACTGACCACCGTGGCAGTTCGGACATCTCGCGGACGGTGTTGTGCAGAGCCCCGAGGTGTGGGCTCCGAATCGTCACGTTGTCGCCATAGTGATGGGTAAACCCGAGACCCCGCTCCCCACGGTCCTCAGTCGGCGCAAACAGCGTGCCGGTGAACAGCACGAAACCATCCGGGTACTGGTGATGCTCGCCATACGTTGCGGCGACGAGATCTTCGAATGGTCGGCTGATTCGCGAGACCGAATTCACCCCCATCATCACATAGCCATCTGCCCCGTCGACTCTGAGTTCGATGTCCTCGCCGCGCACAGAGTCCAGAGTGAACCGCTCGTCAAATAGCCGAAGAAACGGCCCAACCGCGCTTGAGGCATTGTTGTCTTTTGCTTTGCCGAGCAGCAGCGCGCTCCGCCCTTCGACGTCGCGCAGGTTCACGTCATTGCCGAGCGTCACGCCACGAATTTCGCCGCGCGAATTCACCGACAGCACAAGCTCTGGCTCTGGGTTGTTCCAGGCAGAGAAGTCAGGCACACCAATGCCTGCACCAACGCCGACGGATGCGAGCACAGGCGCCTTCGAGAACACCTCCGGGTCTGGGCCGATTCCCACCTCAAGATACTGCGACCAGAAGCCACGCTCCTGCAGCACCCGCTTCGCTTCCTGAGCCGCCGGTGAGCCTGGCTGGAGCGAGGCGAGATCACCGCCAATTGCGGCGGAGACCTCTGCGCGCACGGCCGCAGCTGCGGATGGATCCCCGCCACACCGCTCTTCGATCACACGCTCCACCATCGAGTCAACGAAGGTGACGCCACACGCTTTTACGACCTGCAGGTCCAGCGGCGCCAGCAGGTAGGGGCGGTCCACATCGCCGGCAAAGCTTGCCTCGAGCACTTCGTCGAGCGGCCACGTGCGTGTCGCTTCGGCGCTTCTCACCCGAGCGACCGGATCGGCCTCGTCAAGAAGGTCAGATACTGTGGCGATGCTGCGACTCAGGTCAACGAGTTCGTCTCCTCGAACCACCGCAACTCGTCCAGCACGAACGGCCGGGTCCCACACTCGAGCGATGAGTGTCGCCTCCGACGCATCGGCGGGGAGAACATCAATCGGCTTCAACATCTTTGTCCTTTCAAATCTTGCAATAGGGCCGCCGCTCCCCCGCGCGCTGCAGGAGGGCGACGGCCCATTCGTAGAAGTCAGCTGCTACGCCGTGGGCCGCAGCCGGAGTCCGTCCATACCGCCATCGACAGCGAGTGCGGTACCCGTCGTTGACCCGGCAAGCGGGCTCGCCAGGTATGCGACCGCTGCTGCGACCTCCTCCGGCTGGACGAGCCGCAGGTGCGGCTGGCGCGCCTCGAGCGCCGCGCGCTCCGCCACGGGATCCGGCGCCGAGTCGAGCAGGCGCTGCACCCACGGCGTGTTTGCCGTGCCTGGATTCACGCAGTTCACCCGGATGCCCTCCCGGAGATGGTCGGCCGCCATCTGCAGCGTGAGCGAGTACACGGCCCCCTTGGATGCACCGTACAGCGCGCGCTCGGGAAGCCCGGCGGTTACGGCGATCGACGCAGTGTTCACGATCGCGGCTGCCGGCGACTTGCGGAGCCACGGCAGCGCGGCGCGTGACACTCGCACGAGCCCGAGCACGTTGATGTTGAGCACCCGCTGCCACTCGGCGTCGTCGTTCGTCTCGATGGTGCCCTGTGCACCGACGCCGGCGTTGTTGACGACGATATCGATGCGGCCAAAGCGCTCCGCCACAGCCTGAATGCCGGCGTTCACGCTGTCGGTGTCGGCGATGTCGACACGCACGGCGAACACGCCGTCGGGTACGTTCTCGGTGTTCAGGTCAAACACGACCGCCTCGGCGCCGCCGGCGCGAAACCTGTCGACGATCGCCGCGCCGATCCCGGAAGCCCCACCCGTGACGATCGCGACAAGTCCGTCAAACTCTCCGCTCATCAGTTCGCCTCCTCGTACGCGACGTACTCCTGGCGCTGGCCACCGAGGCCGTCGATCGACACCTCGACCACGTCACCCGCCGCGAGGTAGGGGAAGCGGCCCGAGAGCGCGACGCCCTCGGGTGTACCGGTGAGCACGAGATCGCCGGGCTCGAGCACCATGTACTGGCTGAGCTCGTGCACGATGTGCGCGATGCTGAAGATCATGTCGGCGGTGGTCGAGTCCTGCCGCGTCTCACCGTTCACGCTGCTGCGCAGTCGCACGTTCTGCGCGTCGATCTCGTCGCGGGTAACGAGCCACGGGCCGGTCGGCGAGAACCCGGGGGCGGACTTGCCCTTGCCCCACTGGCCGCCCGACAGCTCGATCTGCCAAGTGCGCTCGGACAGGTCGTTCACGACGACGTAGCCCGCGATGTAGTCCTCTGCCGCTTCGAGCGACTCGATGTAGCTCGCGCGCTTCCCGATGACGATGCCGAGCTCGACCTCCCAGTCGGTCTTAACGCTCCCCTTCGGAATGACGACGACATCGTTCGGCCCAACCACGGTGTTCGGCAGCTTGTTGAAGATGACCATGTTCTCGGGCGGCGCCGAACCCGACTCGGCCGCGTGCGCGGCGTAGTTCATGCCGACGCACACGAGCGCCGACGGACGTGCGATCGGGGAACCGATGCGCATCTCGGCGGCGCCATCGAGCACGGGCAGCTCGCCGGCGTCGAGCAGACGCTGCGCTTCGGCGATCCCCGATTCGAGGAATGCGCCGTCGATCTTCGCGGTGACTGCGCGCAGATCGTACGTGGCCGAGTCGGTCACGAGGGCGGGTATTTCAGCCCCAATGGGACCAAGCTGGGCGAACTTCATTGAACACTCGTTTCTCGCAAAGGTGGGATGTTTGGTTACACACTAGCGCCTTTTTGTGGCGGAGTCTCCGATTTGTCGCCAGGTTAGCCGCCTCGCCTCAAGTCAAGGTGGGATCTTTGTGAGCGCCCTGGGAGCCGGGGTGCTACTGATTCGAACGAACTAGCAAGAAGCTTTCGTCCGGACGGCGTTGTTCCCGTTGGGGTTAGATGCGGCCGGCAGCCCGCAACTCCACCCACCCAGCACCATCAGGGAACACCCACCGATCACGCGACTGCGCAACCATCTCAGCACCCGTCCCCGGCAACACCGGAGCAACATAACTCCCGTT
Protein-coding regions in this window:
- a CDS encoding carbohydrate ABC transporter permease, which produces MTIGIVLVGFAIFFILPIVWLLLAPTKNPKQLLLDGPFTFGSFEQLGANWSSLFGFQDGVFLTWLGNSTLYSFGAIIIMLLVTIPAGYALALTDFKGRKTLLMTTLVVMLIPNTALVLPIFLELSALKLIGTPLSVILPFSFFPFGVYLTYIYFSTTVSRDLLNAARIDGAGEFRVFAQIAMPLAAPVIALTAFFNFTGNWNNYFLPFLMVGGTKSPVQVGLANMLANVPQFNPTTAATSVIELPTLALATLLSILPILIIFLFSQRFLVSGMTAGGTKG
- a CDS encoding Gfo/Idh/MocA family protein, giving the protein MSASLPSGRKARIGAIGAGWWATSNHFPIYAARDDVELVGVCGQGPNLGAVRDEFGFGFATEDYDELLDAGLDGVVITTPHDLHIEHALRAIDRGLHVQVEKPVSLDAESAWELVRRSEEVGAHVLVPYGWNYKPFTIAAKRLVDAGHLGEIQHVLCHMASPTRGLFAGNPDDIRTRWDSNTAGPQASTWQSPERGGGYAHGQVTHSSALLFWLTDLRAQSVISKMTAPGASVDLFNAAVLGFEGGALGALSGAATLPDEDPYQVDIRVFGSEGVLMLDTERERVSLHRYDGQRWDLDIEPGAGGYECLAPPARFVDLLTGRETENHSDARVAARTVELIDAMHRSAAAGGSEILIPPSSAR
- a CDS encoding aldo/keto reductase; amino-acid sequence: MTGPMERVGLGATRAWTTPVGFGGASIGNLYRETSDAEAAGAVEAAWEAGVRSFDTAPHYGLGLSERRLGEALARYSREEFQVSTKVGRLLVSNPAPRGRDEGFAVPDTLAREWDFTLEGVRRSLEGSLERLGLDRIDTVFVHDPDAAYAGAAREGLEALAVLKAEGLVAAVGVGTNQSAGLAELLGDGLIDVVMLAGRYTLLEQGALDDVLEPARRAGASVIAVAVYNSGLLAAARPPVDATYDYMPAPVELLGRANRLADACERHGVSLPEAALAFPLLHDAVAGVALGMRNAEQVRENIRRFAAEVPAGLWRELVDEGLVDPRAVGLA
- a CDS encoding amidohydrolase family protein codes for the protein MAHGLSAKDDPFLVDAHCHLWDLAATPQEWIAGDTMAAIDRDFSGVDLDEVLAAHGASSSVLVQANNSLAETYFLLDEAYASSRAHRVVGWVDLSADVEAQLDAIAKHPGAAALCGVRHLAHVDPDPRWLGREDVWAGIRVLAARRLTFDLVVRAHQLPVATALAERVPDMTFVLDHAGNPPNDGVGFAAWEVDVRRLAALPNTVCKLSGLASQSNADAALAVALDAFGASRTMFASDWPLVRLSDESYSGWIERVRAAAAHLTADERERVFSGTARAVYAAGLAEGTP
- a CDS encoding L-rhamnose mutarotase, with product MSGYAVRDGAARRFGFVVNVRPEKRAEYLALHRAVWPRVEAAMHENGLRNYSIFIADDTLFGVYDYVGDDYERDMARVQADKTSQEWWAHTGPCQVPFGAVAGVTGWREMELAWHMD
- a CDS encoding MBL fold metallo-hydrolase, producing the protein MTELRPGLHRYVAPLGERFVALYLFVGTDAALLFDTGVRDSVTETLLPALTADGIDPSRIRWAINSHCDFDHTGGNGALRAALPGVQLLAHRLDRALTEDVERLIGERYGEFAAMDGFDDPPATTAAVRADSDLVLLDGELRGGEEFDLGDRRVRVIHVPGHSPGHLALWDERNNALAISDAVLGRTVPTASGTPAFPPTYRDTDDYLQTIARVRGFDADLLLTAHYPVYEGAAVSGFLDDSEQYVAEVDDAILGALDKIVEPASTLTIIRAAGAALGPWPAAALDYSIFPVTGNLERLRDRGVVRESIRDGKRYWELAR
- a CDS encoding mandelate racemase/muconate lactonizing enzyme family protein, with amino-acid sequence MKITGYRTLHTRHDWRRPIGDANGHINPAVTESPIVIVETDAGIEGVGVGSHADLDRLFPAILGEDPRSVGALFDRMVAQVFKSGHSGATYGGIATLDAALWDIKAKAANEPLWRLLGGRDRFVPGYASGLDIALPDDQLGALYTEYAERGYVAGKLKGGLDLDADLRRLEIMADALSAHTTRPGLMLDANESWQPKQAVRYVSAIEERHDLLWIEEPVRRWDVAGHVRLSAQVRSAVATGENLTGIDQFRPFFDAGAPDIAQAGAVWGVTHFLRLAFAADAHDIPVSVVGYNANPAVAAAAAAVPNHLTTEVQDTSFAPGLIVDHEFIDGGIVLSDAPGTGITVDEEGIAAAATGDGWGNPAGPHMRPERAGLRLILDGTER
- a CDS encoding FadR/GntR family transcriptional regulator, yielding MSPLPQQPKTLGAPRTPTARFGTIVVHDLVTAIVVGDFQAGELLPSETELCDHFGVSRTVIRESIKRLEEKGMVSVAQGRGTVVNEQHDWNILDRVVLTVMIENDAELGILDEIATVRAELESGMASRAATRRDDDAISALGAAHAKLEATIDDAEAFAASDVEFHSLVMEIAGDRLSQGIARTLTSRARDNARFYGAPGPEAMPDTVEEHKRVLDAITAGDSDTAAREMKEHITRAWERRRIPAESSHRTGS